Below is a genomic region from Marinobacter salarius.
GCGATGGCGGCGGCGAGTGTCTGATGGTCGTCGGGCAGGGCGTCGATGCGGTGGCTGACGTTGGTCGCCGCAGACGGGCGGTAGTAGACGGAGTCGACAAGTCCCTTGTCGACAACCCATCGCACCGTGTCCGAGGGAATGGCATGGGTGCCGACTTCCCCCAGCAGGTCGGTGCCGGGCCGGGCGACGTCGATCAGGGCCAGCAGGCGGTAGGCGCAGTTCTCGTCAAAAAAATAGTAATCGAAATTGCGCTCGCGTATCTCCCAGGTATGGGCGAGCATCATGTCCACTTCCGCCTGGGTGAGGTTGAGTGTGTACTCCCACAGGTCCCGGTGCTCAATGTCGGAATAGAGGCGAATTTTTTCGTAGTAGGGCTGGATGGAGGTAATGCCCGGGTAGCCACCAAAAATGCCCTTATAGGCGAACAGAATTTCGCTATCGTGGGCGGCCGCATCGGCGGCGTAAGAGATGGTGTTGGCCAGGATCAGGTTCGTTTCCTCGTCTTCCCTGGGCGGGTCCAGTCGCAGGAACGTATGGCCAAACATGGACGACGGACTGTTCAGGTAGGACGCGGCAAATACCAGTGTCACGGTTTCGGTATTCAACTCGTCGGTCCACTCCTCGAAAGCGGGGCAACTTGCGGGTTGCCCGGGCAGGTCCAGTTGTGCCCTTAGCCAGCGGTCCCGTGCCGGGAAGCGGCAGCGCGCGTGCTCATTCCCGCCTCCGGGCTGGGTGATGGCCGCGACTGTGGCTTCCAGTTCCGCCTTTGGTGAGGTTTTGCCGTTATCGCTGAGGTAGAAGGCATCGTCGTCCGCCTGACCGGTGTAGCCGTCGCCGAAGCGGTCGGGTTGGTAATGGAGCAGGGTCAACCACGCAGGATTCTGATGTAGGTTTCCGGTGTCGGGGAGCGATGTTGCAAATGCATTGAAACAGGATGCTAGCCATATAGGGGCCAGGGCGAACCGAAGCAAAGTGCGCATGGATGGTCAGTCAATTCCGGGTTAGGCGACGGGTGGATGGTGAGACATTCGTTGCGCCGTCCATGGCGCGCAAACTCCTTTTTCTTCGCGCCCGAAGATCAGGCGGCTACGTACTTGCTCAGCGTATCGTTCTGCTCCAGCAGGGCTACGATGGCATCGACAGCCTCGCCAGAGGTGGTGTCGGACGATGGGAAGATGGTGGCGAAGTTGTCCTGCAGAACTTTGCGGAAAGAGTCGCGATCCGCTTCGTCCACACCCAGCAGCACGGCCACCGTGTCCAGGTTTTCGCCGGAGCCACGGGACATGTCGCGGGCAACCTTATCGATGTTGCTGTCCATGTACATGGCCATGGATTGCACAGACTGGTTGGTCTGACAACCCAGGGTGCCGGTGGTCATACCAAACGTCTGGTTACCGAAAGTACCGTTGGTGGTTGCTGCCAGAACGTGGGGGGCGATGCCTGACTGTCCTTTCCAGATCATTGCACCTACGCCGCAACCAGGCTGAGCAAAGGCCAGGGTAGAAGCACCCATGAGCAGTGCACCTGCGATGAGTTTTTTCATTATCCACTCCTTGTTTGGTTTAGCTGTCGTCGCAAACGCGCCATACCCACCTGAAAGGGTCCCGGGACCGGCGCGCTAACGGCCCTGACTGATTTCCCGTGGAGACAGGTTGACCGTTGACTCTGAGTATAGTTGAAATCTCAGGAAGGCAAATTACAAAGGCGCTGAGTGATTGATTTGGCCCATAAATCCAAAGTGTGATCATGTGTTCATATTTCTAAATCGGCTAAAAAACGTTCTTTTGAAACGATCTTGTTATATAGGGTCGGTTTGGGTATAGTGCGCGCGGCCATGAAGGCTTGTACACAACACATGGAGATTGAGTTTTGAAAAAAGTTCTTGTCGCATCATCACTGATTCTTGCCGGCGCACTGACTGGCTGTTCCTCACTGAACACCAGTGCTCCTTCCCTGCCGCTGTCCGGCTCCGTCGCTACCGACGTTAAGGCCGACATCGAAGTAGGCGAGAAAATCTCTGGTCAATCCTCGGCAACCAAGGTTCTGTTCTTTACCCTGGGCGCTGAAACTGAATACGCTGACGGCGTTGCCTACTCTGCCGGCGGTAACGGTGGCAGT
It encodes:
- a CDS encoding DUF4105 domain-containing protein; the encoded protein is MRTLLRFALAPIWLASCFNAFATSLPDTGNLHQNPAWLTLLHYQPDRFGDGYTGQADDDAFYLSDNGKTSPKAELEATVAAITQPGGGNEHARCRFPARDRWLRAQLDLPGQPASCPAFEEWTDELNTETVTLVFAASYLNSPSSMFGHTFLRLDPPREDEETNLILANTISYAADAAAHDSEILFAYKGIFGGYPGITSIQPYYEKIRLYSDIEHRDLWEYTLNLTQAEVDMMLAHTWEIRERNFDYYFFDENCAYRLLALIDVARPGTDLLGEVGTHAIPSDTVRWVVDKGLVDSVYYRPSAATNVSHRIDALPDDHQTLAAAIANGYVDADAPEVQALNDEPRARVLDATYDYVRYQSEAEGWPREHAAPLSHDLLRERSKIRGVAIKDSPPEPAIRDDQGHDTFRASVSGGRMGDRNFSELTLRPAYHDILDPPAGYRGGAQLQFLRLDARLYTDNNEVQIEQLTGVEIRSLSPRNQFFSPLSWQVGFGGRRTDTETNRVFTPYLEGGAGGSWQLAPGTQAFAMATADLEIDDDLGRGYDAAPGADLGILHQNNQFSLLGGVKTKAWIVSSQHRQDQAYLEGNWHLERDFSLFGKFSREDHYDRYRSTWQLGLHAYF
- a CDS encoding DUF3015 domain-containing protein; amino-acid sequence: MKKLIAGALLMGASTLAFAQPGCGVGAMIWKGQSGIAPHVLAATTNGTFGNQTFGMTTGTLGCQTNQSVQSMAMYMDSNIDKVARDMSRGSGENLDTVAVLLGVDEADRDSFRKVLQDNFATIFPSSDTTSGEAVDAIVALLEQNDTLSKYVAA